A stretch of DNA from Oryza brachyantha chromosome 4, ObraRS2, whole genome shotgun sequence:
TGCCGCCACACCTCACTCACAGTCTCCATTTCGGGCTACTCGCTTGTAAAATTTCTTTGCATTTCTCCACGCTAGAGACATCTTCAACCATCTCCAATGGAGCCTAAGGTTCCTCCACGGAGGACACTGGCAGATCGCCAGCTGCGTcaggccgccgcctccgggaCGACTCCATCTTCGCGGCGATCTCCGCCATGACCAGCCTCGACAAGAGCAGCCCCGCGATGAGCGCCGACGCCATCAGCATCGTGAACACGCCGCTCCAGCTCTTGGCGGAGATGTAGCCCGTCAGCAACGGGCCGACCGCGGCGCCGATCGACCCTGTCCCGTCGATGATCGCCGTGACGGTGGCCAGCGCCCGGGAATTGCCGCTCAGGGAGCTGTGCGTGCCGAGGTCCGCGGAGACGGCGGTGGTGATGAGGGCGTAAGGGCCGTTCACGAGCATCCCGGTGATGAACATGAGGGCGACGTTCCAGTACAGCGAGTAGCTCCCGTATATGCGGTAGAAGAAAAGCGCCGGGATCGCTGAGATCGTgaagctcgccgccgtcagTGCCCGGGCGTCGAGGCGGTCGGAGATGTGGCCGGCAAGGATGCCGCCGACAACGCCACCCACGTCGAACATAGTTGACAGCACACCCGCTGCAGAGTCTGACAAATACTCTCCACCGATAGCTGAAAATGGGAAACAGATTGGCAATGTCAGCCACATCATACTAGTGCTAATGTTGTTACCAGTGCTAAGTTCTTCATACTACATGACAGAACCATTTGGTTCAAAACTTTTGGAGGCCAAAAGATTAATTTGGAGCAGAGGAAATAATAATCAGTATGATACTGAGATTGCAACATTAAGACTAGGTGAACATTTTCTCGGAGAAAAAGGATCGAACCTGTGTGGCTGATATAAAAGGGAAGCCAGTACAGGAATGTATAAGCCACAAGCTTGCAGAAGAAAAGGCAGAGAGCAAACGGAGCAACACCAGGAATTCGCCATGCCTGAATGAACCCAACtgctttttcttttgaacGGGATCGTTCTTCCAACAGAGGTGCACCCAGGTCATCCTTCTCAGCATCCTTGTCATGGAGATCCTCCTCGATTCCAATTACCTCTGGACCAACAGGCAGGAACAGAAACACTGCAAGCCCAACGACTGCAATCATCATACCAGGCAAAGCAAAGGACCAGGACCATCCAAACTTCAACATGGCAGCTGCAATCAAGGAGCCAGATATGTTTCCCACAGATGTATGAGCATTCCAGATTCCCATTATTAGCCCTCTTTTGCTCTTCCCAAACCAATTACCAACTACTGCAACCACAGATGGCCAACCGGATGACTGAAACAGACCAGCCATCATCTGAACGCCCAGAAAGTAGTAGAAGTTGTGTATGTTGAGCCAGTTGCCAGCTCCAAATGCAGCAGTGAAAAATCCAGTGCCTATCATTCCGATGGTCAGAAGTATCCTTAGATCGACCCGATCACCCAAATGGCCAGCAAAGAACATGCCAATCGCATATACTCCAAGAAATGCCAAATCGATTTCGCCGAGCAACGCAGTACCATCATCGGCATTAAACGGAGCCCAGCCGCTATAGAGAGCGGTCTTGTTGTTCTGTGCAtctcttaaatttttaagatACAGATGACTCGGCCAATGCAACATGCCTAGGTTTTCTGTCTTAGGATCAAGAACACTCTTGACAATGCTTGTAGTCTTCCTAGTGGCATGATAGCTAGCATAGGATAAGAACGTCAGTATCAATACAAGAGCCTGGCATGATCTGAAGGAGATAGGACTCCCCCTGACACACTCATAGAGGTGAATCCCCAATGGCTTCATGCGACGGGTTTTGCTTCTGCGTTGTTCACTTGGAGAGCTCATGATGAACCTGAATTTGATTTGTCCGTGTAGGTAACTGCAACCAGGAAGAAGTATTACGCTGTCtgcaaaagttcaaaattgaAATCATCAGAATTGTCCACAGGGCCACATGAATTAACAGATCGACACAAATGGAACAGGGGGAACTTCCGGTGCACAATTGTTCGGCAGAAAATGGGCATGGACGACAGCAACAGAGCTTACTCTACAAAGGACACGTCAGCATGTGAAACTGAACGAGCACCctcaaacaagaaaatttctcGATATAAAGGGGGACAATCTAGttcaaaagtcaaacatctagtgctaaaaaaaaattcaagaactACCGTTTGGTCAGTTTACTGTCTCGCCAAGTTCTGAAGGCATCAATCcattgccttttctttttctggaaTGGAACCCATTGTCTAAAATCACACACAATCAAGTAAAAAGGGCCAAAAGGAAAACAGAACAAGCGAACTTCAGATCAATCAAGTCAACCATTGGCGGGTCAGGAAACAAAAATCTCCTTCAACCATAGCATCATCTCACTTCCAGATTCAGAAACGGAAAGAAGAGTCGATTCAGAAACGGAAAGAACAGAAGGGAAGTCGACAGAAAACAATACCCACACACTACCTTCACCCTATGGAACCCTATTAGCTCAACAGCAAGAATGTAAGGAGAAAGCAAGACGGGGCCTGCTCTTGCAAGTAAGCCAATAAACAGAAGCAACCAGAGAGGATCGCGCTCTCTGGAAGTAAGCAGAACCAACAAGGTTCCATACCAACAGAGTTAAATCAGGCCCCTCAAATTTGCAGGGCAGGCGATCCCCGTTGGCCGACCAGAAACTAGTTTCTTCT
This window harbors:
- the LOC102716311 gene encoding putative glycerol-3-phosphate transporter 1; the encoded protein is MSSPSEQRRSKTRRMKPLGIHLYECVRGSPISFRSCQALVLILTFLSYASYHATRKTTSIVKSVLDPKTENLGMLHWPSHLYLKNLRDAQNNKTALYSGWAPFNADDGTALLGEIDLAFLGVYAIGMFFAGHLGDRVDLRILLTIGMIGTGFFTAAFGAGNWLNIHNFYYFLGVQMMAGLFQSSGWPSVVAVVGNWFGKSKRGLIMGIWNAHTSVGNISGSLIAAAMLKFGWSWSFALPGMMIAVVGLAVFLFLPVGPEVIGIEEDLHDKDAEKDDLGAPLLEERSRSKEKAVGFIQAWRIPGVAPFALCLFFCKLVAYTFLYWLPFYISHTAIGGEYLSDSAAGVLSTMFDVGGVVGGILAGHISDRLDARALTAASFTISAIPALFFYRIYGSYSLYWNVALMFITGMLVNGPYALITTAVSADLGTHSSLSGNSRALATVTAIIDGTGSIGAAVGPLLTGYISAKSWSGVFTMLMASALIAGLLLSRLVMAEIAAKMESSRRRRPDAAGDLPVSSVEEP